The Euphorbia lathyris chromosome 3, ddEupLath1.1, whole genome shotgun sequence genome contains a region encoding:
- the LOC136223601 gene encoding bifunctional nitrilase/nitrile hydratase NIT4A-like has translation MALIPSPHPPPPPESPLFAEVDMGADSSSLTVRATVVQASTIFYDTPATLDKAERLLVEATGYGSQLVVFPEAFIGGYPRGSNFGAAIGSRTAKGREEFRKYHAAAIDVPGPEVDRLAAMAGKYKVYLVMGVIERDGYTLYCTILYFDSQGHYLGKHRKLMPTAVERIVWGFGDGSTIPVIDSPLGKIGGAICWENRMPLLRTALYAKGVEIYCAPTADARDTWQATIKHIALEGGCFVLSANQFCRRKDYPPPPDYVFSGIEEELTPDSVVCNGGSVIVSPLGNVLAGPNYEGEALISADLDLGEIARAKFDFDVVGHYSRPEVLSLTVKDHPANAVTFTSAAARTEVAPK, from the exons ATGGCGCTCATTCCGTCGCCACATCCACCACCACCACCGGAATCCCCTCTTTTCGCCGAGGTAGACATGGGAGCTGATTCCTCTTCTCTTACTGTACGGGCCACCGTCGTCCAAGCCTCCACTATCTTCTATGACACTCCTGCTACTCTAG ATAAGGCTGAGAGATTGTTGGTAGAAGCAACTGGATATGGATCTCAATTAGTTGTGTTTCCAGAAGCTTTTATTGGGGGTTATCCTCGTGGATCGAATTTTGGTGCAGCTATTGGGAGTAGAACAGCGAAAGGTAGAGAAGAGTTTCGGAAGTATCATGCTGCAGCCATTGATGTTCCTG GTCCCGAAGTGGATCGATTAGCAGCAATGGCCGGGAAGTATAAAGTATATTTAGTAATGGGTGTGATAGAGAGGGATGGATATACTCTTTATTGTACTATACTGTACTTTGATTCTCAAGGTCACTACCTGGGTAAGCATCGAAAACTTATGCCGACAGCAGTTGAACGCATAGTTTGGGGGTTCGGGGATGGATCAACAATTCCAGTTATCGACAGTCCTCTTGGGAAAATCGGTGGTGCTATTTGTTGGGAAAATAGGATGCCACTTCTGAGAACAGCATTATATGCCAAAG GAGTTGAAATATATTGTGCCCCTACTGCTGATGCCCGAGATACGTGGCAAGCTACGATAAAGCATATTGCTCTTGAGGGTGGATGCTTTGTGCTATCTGCTAATCAATTTTGTCGGAGGAAAGATTATCCGCCTCCACCGGATTATGTATTCAGTGGCATAGAAGAGGAACTCACACCGGATTCCGTTGTCTGTAATGGAGGGAGTGTCATTGTATCGCCGTTGGGAAATGTTTTAGCCGGACCCAATTATGAAGGAGAGGCATTgatctcagctgacttag ATCTCGGAGAAATAGCGCGTGCGAAGTTCGACTTTGATGTGGTTGGGCATTATTCAAGGCCTGAAGTTCTCAGCTTGACTGTAAAGGATCATCCAGCAAATGCAGTAACCTTCACATCAGCAGCTGCAAGGACCGAAGTTGCTCCGAAATGA
- the LOC136224436 gene encoding uncharacterized protein At5g41620 isoform X2 has protein sequence MEAKTREQCKIRKRGNSSSSSSSVINKYRFKRAILVGKRGGSTTPVPIWKTTTIKSPSLTMPNAESTKCPGGKSTEASVSARKLAATLWEINTVNSPNSEEIKHHRNRDKVEKLPHLSDPSYTLISEKMDRSRGNCVSNSNLMEIETYSKAKSRRGCMKTRLKDVSNGLKASKELLKVLNRISGIDEQNASAMSLVSALGVELDRARIQVNQLIKEEHSHCNDFEYFLKQFEEEKAAWKSKERERIRNAIGCIAEELEVEKKLRRQTERLNKKLGKELGDAKECLSRVSKELEGEKRAKEILEQVCDELAKGIGEDRAQVEELKRESLKVREEVEKERQMLQLADVLREERVQMKLSDAKYHFEEKNAAVERLRDEFEAYLRQKVEGKENGDVGSPNYERIKELEAYLTEIQDVSCQKADIKLYENEEVCDGDGDDSADSDLHSIELNMDNSSRSYKWSYVNDIDNLDNVRRVSVDRDFKGRKSISENIQWGSICLQRMNNSHNVDGPDWDFISKNQGKNSDDFDNEQLLESDTHSRAKDDEDEKVQRKSVKGLRDHILSNAQRQQMQHFASPTKQWGHTILPLQDNGAVSDSSRIQNSLTRGVWGCSFSESYTAPSVF, from the exons ATGGAGGCAAAAACCAGAGAGCAGTGCAAGATCAGAAAGAGAGGGAAttcatcatcttcatcttcttcagtaATCAATAAATACAGATTTAAACGAGCAATTCTTGTTGGAAAAAGAGGTGGGTCAACTACACCTGTTCCAATTTGGAAAACCACCACAATAAAATCTCCATCTTTAACCATGCCCAATGCTGAATCTACCAAGTGTCCAGGAGGAAAATCTACTGAAGCTTCAGTTTCTGCCAGAAAATTGGCTGCCACTTTATGGGAAATCAATACGGTAAATTCCCCAAATTCGGAGGAAATTAAACACCATAGAAACAGAGACAAAGTTGAAAAGCTTCCACATTTATCAGATCCATCTTATACCCTTATTTCAGag AAGATGGATCGATCCAGAGGAAATTGTGTTAGTAATTCTAATTTGATGGAG ATTGAAACTTACAGTAAAGCTAAGTCTAGAAGGGGGTGTATGAAGACCCGTTTGAAGGATGTTAGCAATGGCTTAAAAGCATCCAAAGAGCTATTGAAAGTTCTGAATCGGATTTCGGGTATCGATGAACAGAATGCATCAGCAATGTCTCTCGTTTCAGCACTCGGTGTTGAGCTTGATCGGGCACGAATTCAGGTTAATCAGTTGATCAAAGAAGAACATTCTCATTGCAACGATTTCGAGTACTTTTTGAAGCAGTTTGAGGAAGAAAAGGCGGCGTGGAAGAGCAAAGAGCGGGAGAGAATTCGCAATGCGATAGGATGTATAGCGGAAGAGCTTGAGGTTGAGAAAAAATTGAGAAGGCAGACGGAGAGGTTGAATAAGAAGCTCGGGAAAGAATTGGGGGACGCGAAGGAGTGTCTTTCGCGGGTGTCGAAAGAGCTAGAGGGTGAGAAGAGAGCAAAGGAGATATTAGAGCAAGTATGTGATGAGTTAGCTAAAGGGATTGGGGAAGATAGAGCTCAAGTTGAGGAGTTGAAGAGAGAATCGTTGAAAGTTCGCGAGGAAGTTGAGAAGGAACGGCAAATGCTTCAGCTGGCTGATGTGTTACGCGAAGAACGGGTTCAGATGAAGCTCTCGGACGCGAAGTATCATTTCGAGGAGAAAAATGCAGCGGTTGAGAGGCTGAGAGATGAGTTTGAGGCTTATCTTAGACAAAAagtagaaggaaaagaaaatgggGATGTTGGATCACCAAATTATGAGAGAATTAAAGAGCTCGAGGCCTATTTGACGGAAATCCAAGACGTTTCGTGTCAAAAGGCGGACATAAAACTTTACGAAAACGAAGAAGTTTGCGATGGTGATGGTGATGATTCAGCGGATAGTGATCTTCATTCCATTGAATTGAACATGGATAATAGTAGCAGGAGCTACAAATGGAGTTACGTTAACGATATTGATAATCTAGATAATGTGAGACGGGTCTCGGTAGACCGAGATTTCAAGGGGAGGAAGTCTATTTCAGAGAACATTCAATGGGGAAGCATTTGTTTGCAAAGAATGAACAACTCTCACAATGTTGATGGTCCTGACTGGGATTTCATTAGTAAAAATCAAGGGAAAAACTCGGATGATTTCGATAACGAGCAATTACTCGAATCTGATACGCATTCCCGAGCCAAGGATGACGAAGACGAAAAGGTGCAACGTAAATCAGTCAAAGGTCTAAGAGACCACATTTTATCCAATGCTCAAAGGCAACAGATGCAACACTTTGCAAGTCCAACAAAGCAATGGGGGCATACTATTTTACCTCTGCAGGACAATGGAGCAGTTTCGGATAGTTCACGGATCCAGAATTCACTGACACGAGGTGTTTGGGGGTGCTCGTTTTCCGAGTCTTACACAGCTCCCAGTGTTTTCTGA
- the LOC136224436 gene encoding uncharacterized protein At5g41620 isoform X1: protein MEAKTREQCKIRKRGNSSSSSSSVINKYRFKRAILVGKRGGSTTPVPIWKTTTIKSPSLTMPNAESTKCPGGKSTEASVSARKLAATLWEINTVNSPNSEEIKHHRNRDKVEKLPHLSDPSYTLISEVCFVFWNLGILCVLVSETLISCLFLQKMDRSRGNCVSNSNLMEIETYSKAKSRRGCMKTRLKDVSNGLKASKELLKVLNRISGIDEQNASAMSLVSALGVELDRARIQVNQLIKEEHSHCNDFEYFLKQFEEEKAAWKSKERERIRNAIGCIAEELEVEKKLRRQTERLNKKLGKELGDAKECLSRVSKELEGEKRAKEILEQVCDELAKGIGEDRAQVEELKRESLKVREEVEKERQMLQLADVLREERVQMKLSDAKYHFEEKNAAVERLRDEFEAYLRQKVEGKENGDVGSPNYERIKELEAYLTEIQDVSCQKADIKLYENEEVCDGDGDDSADSDLHSIELNMDNSSRSYKWSYVNDIDNLDNVRRVSVDRDFKGRKSISENIQWGSICLQRMNNSHNVDGPDWDFISKNQGKNSDDFDNEQLLESDTHSRAKDDEDEKVQRKSVKGLRDHILSNAQRQQMQHFASPTKQWGHTILPLQDNGAVSDSSRIQNSLTRGVWGCSFSESYTAPSVF, encoded by the exons ATGGAGGCAAAAACCAGAGAGCAGTGCAAGATCAGAAAGAGAGGGAAttcatcatcttcatcttcttcagtaATCAATAAATACAGATTTAAACGAGCAATTCTTGTTGGAAAAAGAGGTGGGTCAACTACACCTGTTCCAATTTGGAAAACCACCACAATAAAATCTCCATCTTTAACCATGCCCAATGCTGAATCTACCAAGTGTCCAGGAGGAAAATCTACTGAAGCTTCAGTTTCTGCCAGAAAATTGGCTGCCACTTTATGGGAAATCAATACGGTAAATTCCCCAAATTCGGAGGAAATTAAACACCATAGAAACAGAGACAAAGTTGAAAAGCTTCCACATTTATCAGATCCATCTTATACCCTTATTTCAGaggtttgttttgttttttggaATTTGGGGATTTTGTGTGTTCTTGTTTCAGAAACCTTGATTTCATGTCTGTTTTTGCAGAAGATGGATCGATCCAGAGGAAATTGTGTTAGTAATTCTAATTTGATGGAG ATTGAAACTTACAGTAAAGCTAAGTCTAGAAGGGGGTGTATGAAGACCCGTTTGAAGGATGTTAGCAATGGCTTAAAAGCATCCAAAGAGCTATTGAAAGTTCTGAATCGGATTTCGGGTATCGATGAACAGAATGCATCAGCAATGTCTCTCGTTTCAGCACTCGGTGTTGAGCTTGATCGGGCACGAATTCAGGTTAATCAGTTGATCAAAGAAGAACATTCTCATTGCAACGATTTCGAGTACTTTTTGAAGCAGTTTGAGGAAGAAAAGGCGGCGTGGAAGAGCAAAGAGCGGGAGAGAATTCGCAATGCGATAGGATGTATAGCGGAAGAGCTTGAGGTTGAGAAAAAATTGAGAAGGCAGACGGAGAGGTTGAATAAGAAGCTCGGGAAAGAATTGGGGGACGCGAAGGAGTGTCTTTCGCGGGTGTCGAAAGAGCTAGAGGGTGAGAAGAGAGCAAAGGAGATATTAGAGCAAGTATGTGATGAGTTAGCTAAAGGGATTGGGGAAGATAGAGCTCAAGTTGAGGAGTTGAAGAGAGAATCGTTGAAAGTTCGCGAGGAAGTTGAGAAGGAACGGCAAATGCTTCAGCTGGCTGATGTGTTACGCGAAGAACGGGTTCAGATGAAGCTCTCGGACGCGAAGTATCATTTCGAGGAGAAAAATGCAGCGGTTGAGAGGCTGAGAGATGAGTTTGAGGCTTATCTTAGACAAAAagtagaaggaaaagaaaatgggGATGTTGGATCACCAAATTATGAGAGAATTAAAGAGCTCGAGGCCTATTTGACGGAAATCCAAGACGTTTCGTGTCAAAAGGCGGACATAAAACTTTACGAAAACGAAGAAGTTTGCGATGGTGATGGTGATGATTCAGCGGATAGTGATCTTCATTCCATTGAATTGAACATGGATAATAGTAGCAGGAGCTACAAATGGAGTTACGTTAACGATATTGATAATCTAGATAATGTGAGACGGGTCTCGGTAGACCGAGATTTCAAGGGGAGGAAGTCTATTTCAGAGAACATTCAATGGGGAAGCATTTGTTTGCAAAGAATGAACAACTCTCACAATGTTGATGGTCCTGACTGGGATTTCATTAGTAAAAATCAAGGGAAAAACTCGGATGATTTCGATAACGAGCAATTACTCGAATCTGATACGCATTCCCGAGCCAAGGATGACGAAGACGAAAAGGTGCAACGTAAATCAGTCAAAGGTCTAAGAGACCACATTTTATCCAATGCTCAAAGGCAACAGATGCAACACTTTGCAAGTCCAACAAAGCAATGGGGGCATACTATTTTACCTCTGCAGGACAATGGAGCAGTTTCGGATAGTTCACGGATCCAGAATTCACTGACACGAGGTGTTTGGGGGTGCTCGTTTTCCGAGTCTTACACAGCTCCCAGTGTTTTCTGA
- the LOC136224436 gene encoding uncharacterized protein At5g41620 isoform X3 has product MEAKTREQCKIRKRGNSSSSSSSVINKYRFKRAILVGKRGGSTTPVPIWKTTTIKSPSLTMPNAESTKCPGGKSTEASVSARKLAATLWEINTVNSPNSEEIKHHRNRDKVEKLPHLSDPSYTLISEMDRSRGNCVSNSNLMEIETYSKAKSRRGCMKTRLKDVSNGLKASKELLKVLNRISGIDEQNASAMSLVSALGVELDRARIQVNQLIKEEHSHCNDFEYFLKQFEEEKAAWKSKERERIRNAIGCIAEELEVEKKLRRQTERLNKKLGKELGDAKECLSRVSKELEGEKRAKEILEQVCDELAKGIGEDRAQVEELKRESLKVREEVEKERQMLQLADVLREERVQMKLSDAKYHFEEKNAAVERLRDEFEAYLRQKVEGKENGDVGSPNYERIKELEAYLTEIQDVSCQKADIKLYENEEVCDGDGDDSADSDLHSIELNMDNSSRSYKWSYVNDIDNLDNVRRVSVDRDFKGRKSISENIQWGSICLQRMNNSHNVDGPDWDFISKNQGKNSDDFDNEQLLESDTHSRAKDDEDEKVQRKSVKGLRDHILSNAQRQQMQHFASPTKQWGHTILPLQDNGAVSDSSRIQNSLTRGVWGCSFSESYTAPSVF; this is encoded by the exons ATGGAGGCAAAAACCAGAGAGCAGTGCAAGATCAGAAAGAGAGGGAAttcatcatcttcatcttcttcagtaATCAATAAATACAGATTTAAACGAGCAATTCTTGTTGGAAAAAGAGGTGGGTCAACTACACCTGTTCCAATTTGGAAAACCACCACAATAAAATCTCCATCTTTAACCATGCCCAATGCTGAATCTACCAAGTGTCCAGGAGGAAAATCTACTGAAGCTTCAGTTTCTGCCAGAAAATTGGCTGCCACTTTATGGGAAATCAATACGGTAAATTCCCCAAATTCGGAGGAAATTAAACACCATAGAAACAGAGACAAAGTTGAAAAGCTTCCACATTTATCAGATCCATCTTATACCCTTATTTCAGag ATGGATCGATCCAGAGGAAATTGTGTTAGTAATTCTAATTTGATGGAG ATTGAAACTTACAGTAAAGCTAAGTCTAGAAGGGGGTGTATGAAGACCCGTTTGAAGGATGTTAGCAATGGCTTAAAAGCATCCAAAGAGCTATTGAAAGTTCTGAATCGGATTTCGGGTATCGATGAACAGAATGCATCAGCAATGTCTCTCGTTTCAGCACTCGGTGTTGAGCTTGATCGGGCACGAATTCAGGTTAATCAGTTGATCAAAGAAGAACATTCTCATTGCAACGATTTCGAGTACTTTTTGAAGCAGTTTGAGGAAGAAAAGGCGGCGTGGAAGAGCAAAGAGCGGGAGAGAATTCGCAATGCGATAGGATGTATAGCGGAAGAGCTTGAGGTTGAGAAAAAATTGAGAAGGCAGACGGAGAGGTTGAATAAGAAGCTCGGGAAAGAATTGGGGGACGCGAAGGAGTGTCTTTCGCGGGTGTCGAAAGAGCTAGAGGGTGAGAAGAGAGCAAAGGAGATATTAGAGCAAGTATGTGATGAGTTAGCTAAAGGGATTGGGGAAGATAGAGCTCAAGTTGAGGAGTTGAAGAGAGAATCGTTGAAAGTTCGCGAGGAAGTTGAGAAGGAACGGCAAATGCTTCAGCTGGCTGATGTGTTACGCGAAGAACGGGTTCAGATGAAGCTCTCGGACGCGAAGTATCATTTCGAGGAGAAAAATGCAGCGGTTGAGAGGCTGAGAGATGAGTTTGAGGCTTATCTTAGACAAAAagtagaaggaaaagaaaatgggGATGTTGGATCACCAAATTATGAGAGAATTAAAGAGCTCGAGGCCTATTTGACGGAAATCCAAGACGTTTCGTGTCAAAAGGCGGACATAAAACTTTACGAAAACGAAGAAGTTTGCGATGGTGATGGTGATGATTCAGCGGATAGTGATCTTCATTCCATTGAATTGAACATGGATAATAGTAGCAGGAGCTACAAATGGAGTTACGTTAACGATATTGATAATCTAGATAATGTGAGACGGGTCTCGGTAGACCGAGATTTCAAGGGGAGGAAGTCTATTTCAGAGAACATTCAATGGGGAAGCATTTGTTTGCAAAGAATGAACAACTCTCACAATGTTGATGGTCCTGACTGGGATTTCATTAGTAAAAATCAAGGGAAAAACTCGGATGATTTCGATAACGAGCAATTACTCGAATCTGATACGCATTCCCGAGCCAAGGATGACGAAGACGAAAAGGTGCAACGTAAATCAGTCAAAGGTCTAAGAGACCACATTTTATCCAATGCTCAAAGGCAACAGATGCAACACTTTGCAAGTCCAACAAAGCAATGGGGGCATACTATTTTACCTCTGCAGGACAATGGAGCAGTTTCGGATAGTTCACGGATCCAGAATTCACTGACACGAGGTGTTTGGGGGTGCTCGTTTTCCGAGTCTTACACAGCTCCCAGTGTTTTCTGA